The following are encoded in a window of Peromyscus eremicus chromosome 12, PerEre_H2_v1, whole genome shotgun sequence genomic DNA:
- the LOC131922878 gene encoding ephrin type-A receptor 3-like → MLQWEEISGVDEHYTPIRTYQVCNVMDHSQNNWLRTNWVPRNSAQKIYVELKFTLRDCNSIPLVLGTCKETFNLYYMESDDDHGVKFREHQFTKIDTIAADESFTQMDLGDRILKLNTEIREVGPVNKKGFYLAFQDVGACVALVSVRVYFKKCPFTVKNLAMFPDTVPMDSQSLVEVRGSCVNNSKEEDPPRMYCSTEGEWLVPIGKCTCNAGYEERGFMCQASVMRTESVSPLMDIQ, encoded by the exons ATGCTTCAGTGGGAAGAGATCAGTGGTGTTGATGAACATTACACACCCATCAGGACTTACCAGGTGTGCAATGTCATGGACCACAGCCAAAATAATTGGCTGAGGACAAACTGGGTCCCCAGAAACTCAGCTCAGAAGATCTATGTGGAGCTCAAGTTCACACTACGGGACTGCAACAGCATTCCATTGGTTTTGGGGACTTGCAAGGAGACCTTTAACCTGTACTACATGGAGTCTGATGACGATCACGGTGTGAAATTCCGAGAGCATCAGTTTACAAAGATTGACACCATTGCCGCTGATGAAAGTTTCACTCAGATGGATCTTGGGGACCGCATTCTGAAACTCAACACTGAGATAAGAGAAGTGGGACCAGTCAACAAAAAGgggttttatttggcttttcaagacgTTGGTGCTTGCGTTGCCTTGGTGTCTGTGAGAGTGTACTTCAAAAAGTGCCCGTTTACAGTGAAGAATCTGGCTATGTTTCCAGACACAGTACCCATGGACTCCCAGTCTTTGGTGGAGGTTAGGGGCTCTTGTGTCAATAATTCCAAAGAGGAGGATCCTCCCAGGATGTACTGCAGCACAGAGGGTGAATGGCTTGTCCCTATTGGCAAGTGTACCTGCAATGCCGGGTATGAAGAACGGGGTTTCATGTGCCAAG CCTCTGTCATGAGAACAGAGTCTGTTAGTCCACTGATGGACATTCAGTAA